One window of Deltaproteobacteria bacterium genomic DNA carries:
- the trxA gene encoding thioredoxin, which produces MGENNMQEFTDGNFEAEVLKTEKPVLVDFWAEWCVPCRMVSPAVSALADKYNDKIKFGKLNTDENPSIPTKYGIMGIPTLMLFKGGKVVDQIVGAVPKSTIEKLLDKVL; this is translated from the coding sequence ATGGGTGAAAATAATATGCAAGAATTTACGGATGGGAATTTTGAGGCAGAGGTTTTAAAAACAGAAAAACCGGTGCTTGTAGATTTCTGGGCAGAGTGGTGTGTTCCATGTAGAATGGTTTCACCTGCTGTTAGTGCACTTGCGGATAAGTATAATGATAAAATAAAATTTGGCAAGTTAAACACGGATGAAAACCCAAGCATACCTACAAAATATGGGATAATGGGCATACCGACACTTATGCTTTTTAAGGGGGGCAAGGTGGTAGATCAGATAGTTGGTGCTGTTCCCAAGTCTACGATCGAAAAACTTTTAGATAAAGTGCTGTAA
- a CDS encoding NAD-dependent epimerase/dehydratase family protein, with protein sequence MKIGITGVTSLLGKHLAEAVISKGHEVYGLSRSEKESIKTLIKNPLFHFSAGDVSKYADIERAFKNVEYVFHLASVSSERKAMDDPLSCFMVNVLGTVNVLELVRRNKVKKMIFSSSGAVYKKPEYAKEGDPVPKEGYYGFTKWNAENMILIYNEKFSVPYTILRLSRLYGPFMERNPVFDMATGIKKGDKIKLYDSIGSNYDFLFVDDAVNAFITALSGKWDNNIFNISSGRGIKISELLDIFKQITGKPDMPVEVLKHNDQVDILSNDKAASFGWRPVIDIKAGIGETYRWFLKKSDTNI encoded by the coding sequence GGAATAACGGGTGTTACAAGTTTGCTCGGCAAGCACCTTGCAGAGGCGGTTATCAGTAAAGGTCATGAAGTTTACGGACTTTCAAGATCAGAAAAAGAATCTATCAAAACATTGATAAAGAACCCTTTATTCCATTTTTCTGCCGGTGATGTGTCAAAGTATGCAGATATAGAACGTGCATTTAAAAATGTAGAATACGTGTTTCACCTGGCGAGTGTTTCATCGGAGAGAAAGGCTATGGATGATCCTCTAAGCTGTTTTATGGTTAATGTTCTCGGTACTGTTAACGTGCTTGAGTTGGTACGGAGAAACAAAGTTAAAAAAATGATTTTTTCCTCATCAGGCGCGGTTTACAAGAAACCGGAATATGCAAAGGAAGGCGATCCTGTACCGAAGGAGGGTTATTACGGATTTACCAAATGGAATGCAGAAAATATGATATTGATTTACAACGAAAAATTTTCCGTTCCCTATACCATATTAAGGCTATCAAGGCTTTATGGGCCTTTTATGGAGCGTAATCCTGTTTTTGATATGGCTACCGGTATTAAAAAAGGTGATAAGATTAAACTCTACGATAGTATTGGATCGAATTATGATTTTCTGTTTGTAGATGATGCGGTTAATGCTTTTATAACAGCGCTCTCTGGTAAATGGGATAATAATATTTTTAACATAAGTTCAGGCAGGGGAATTAAAATCTCAGAACTGCTTGATATCTTCAAACAAATTACAGGGAAACCCGATATGCCTGTTGAAGTCTTGAAACATAATGATCAGGTTGATATATTATCAAATGATAAAGCCGCTTCATTCGGATGGAGACCGGTTATTGACATAAAAGCAGGAATCGGAGAAACGTACAGATGGTTTTTAAAAAAGAGTGATACGAATATTTGA
- a CDS encoding thioredoxin family protein: MVKAQKIDTEVKKSKSDSILSINCEEFYRLVLKSNVPVIINFWADWCKQCNPVKEELEKLTKKYKNKVTFYKVNYDLCPSIISNYQITALPAVLIYYQGEPIEKISGAIKTTEYERVIGDVLTRLNN, from the coding sequence ATGGTCAAAGCCCAAAAAATAGATACAGAAGTTAAAAAATCAAAATCGGATTCCATCCTGAGTATAAACTGCGAAGAATTTTACAGGTTGGTATTAAAATCAAATGTTCCGGTTATAATTAATTTCTGGGCTGACTGGTGTAAGCAGTGCAATCCTGTTAAGGAAGAACTTGAGAAGCTTACAAAAAAGTATAAAAACAAAGTAACCTTCTATAAGGTAAATTATGATCTGTGTCCGTCAATAATTTCAAATTATCAAATAACCGCTCTTCCCGCTGTTCTTATTTATTATCAAGGGGAGCCTATAGAAAAGATATCCGGGGCAATAAAGACAACAGAATATGAAAGGGTAATAGGAGATGTCCTTACCAGACTTAATAATTAA
- a CDS encoding thioredoxin family protein, with protein sequence MKFSILQDTQTHQEKLKAITDEIKIIFFEPEKSCHQCPHIKLLLTELEEASDKVILELVNEIQQPDLIKKFGIERCPAMAFIGAKDYGIRYYGTPTNFVECFLDLVSDISKGGHPLKSDVLKEIEKLKKPVNIKVLGTQTCPYTPIAGRTAVRFAISSELITVHLIDVISFPEFQTRYNLRSTPEIVINDQTILYGIKSEEDLLKEIIRFE encoded by the coding sequence ATGAAATTCTCCATTCTACAGGATACTCAGACGCATCAGGAAAAACTTAAAGCGATTACTGATGAAATAAAGATTATCTTCTTTGAACCAGAAAAAAGCTGTCATCAGTGTCCGCATATAAAACTGTTACTTACAGAACTTGAAGAGGCATCCGATAAAGTAATTTTAGAGCTCGTGAATGAGATACAGCAGCCTGATTTGATTAAAAAATTTGGAATAGAAAGATGTCCTGCAATGGCATTCATAGGGGCTAAGGATTATGGTATAAGGTACTATGGTACTCCTACCAATTTTGTAGAGTGTTTTCTTGATCTTGTATCTGACATATCGAAGGGAGGACATCCCTTGAAATCCGATGTACTTAAAGAGATTGAAAAGCTTAAAAAACCAGTAAACATAAAGGTGCTTGGAACACAAACGTGTCCTTATACACCTATTGCAGGCAGGACAGCAGTAAGATTTGCGATCAGCAGTGAACTGATAACCGTACATCTTATAGATGTTATATCTTTCCCTGAATTCCAGACAAGATATAATCTCAGATCAACTCCTGAGATTGTTATCAACGATCAAACCATACTGTACGGGATAAAAAGTGAAGAAGATTTATTAAAAGAAATAATCCGTTTTGAATAA
- a CDS encoding thioredoxin family protein: MGLLQDKDKEYLKNEFSKLPNQIKLILFTQADNCMYCKEEKELMQELGELSDKIKVEFYDYDTQKDKAEQYKIDKGPALIIEGVKDYGIRYYGIPAGYEFSSIVEDIMDVSLGKSNLTSESIKKIKGINKPIRIQVFVTPSCPYCPRAVRMAHKIAMENDLVTGDMVEATEFPEISNKYGVQSVPKIVINETVEFVGALPEDQFVDWVMSALN, encoded by the coding sequence ATGGGATTACTACAGGATAAAGATAAAGAGTATTTAAAAAACGAGTTTTCAAAATTGCCAAATCAGATAAAACTCATACTTTTTACACAGGCAGATAACTGCATGTATTGTAAGGAAGAGAAAGAACTTATGCAGGAGCTTGGAGAGCTATCGGATAAGATAAAAGTGGAATTTTACGATTATGACACCCAGAAGGATAAAGCAGAACAATACAAGATAGATAAGGGACCTGCACTGATTATAGAGGGGGTAAAGGATTATGGAATAAGATACTATGGTATCCCGGCAGGGTATGAGTTTTCATCTATTGTAGAGGACATAATGGATGTATCTCTCGGTAAATCCAATCTTACTAGTGAATCAATAAAAAAAATAAAAGGGATCAATAAACCGATACGAATACAGGTATTCGTTACACCGAGCTGTCCGTATTGTCCGAGAGCGGTAAGAATGGCTCATAAGATAGCAATGGAGAATGATCTTGTTACAGGAGATATGGTAGAAGCAACAGAATTTCCAGAGATAAGCAATAAATACGGCGTTCAGTCCGTTCCTAAGATTGTTATAAATGAAACGGTAGAATTTGTTGGAGCTTTGCCGGAGGATCAATTCGTAGATTGGGTAATGTCGGCACTTAATTAA
- the trxB gene encoding thioredoxin-disulfide reductase, whose product MSLPDLIINKGSKADAGQIYDCVIIGGGPAGLTAGIYASRARLKTVLFEEKAIGGQVVVTDIVENYPGFPKGISGADLTFSMEEQARSFGLEIKDSGVTGIKADSETKRVDTTDGHLTTKTIIIGSGAENLKLNVNGEKQFTGKGVSYCATCDAAFFRDREVVVVGGGDTAIGEAIFLTKFAKKIYIIHRRDKLRAVKILQERAFAMQSIEFIWDTVITEIKGNKYVESVSLKNIKTGDVTEKKIDGVFVFIGTKPNTDFVKGLVSLDENGYIITNENMETNIPGIFAAGDVRTKLLRQVATAVGDGAISAYSAEKYIEENRK is encoded by the coding sequence ATGTCCTTACCAGACTTAATAATTAACAAAGGCTCGAAAGCGGATGCCGGACAAATCTACGATTGTGTAATTATTGGTGGAGGTCCTGCGGGGCTTACGGCAGGAATCTATGCATCCAGGGCAAGGCTTAAAACAGTTTTATTTGAAGAGAAGGCAATCGGCGGCCAGGTAGTAGTTACAGATATTGTAGAAAATTATCCGGGTTTCCCAAAGGGTATATCTGGAGCTGATCTTACCTTTTCAATGGAAGAGCAGGCCCGTTCTTTTGGACTTGAAATAAAGGACAGTGGTGTAACAGGCATAAAGGCGGATAGTGAAACCAAGCGTGTTGATACAACGGATGGCCATCTGACAACAAAAACAATAATCATCGGTTCTGGTGCAGAAAATCTTAAATTGAATGTAAATGGAGAGAAACAGTTTACAGGGAAAGGCGTGTCTTATTGCGCGACATGTGATGCTGCATTCTTCAGGGATAGGGAGGTAGTTGTTGTTGGCGGTGGAGATACGGCTATCGGTGAGGCAATATTTCTTACAAAATTCGCAAAGAAGATTTATATTATTCATAGGAGAGATAAGCTGAGAGCTGTAAAAATATTGCAAGAGAGAGCCTTTGCAATGCAGAGTATTGAATTTATATGGGATACGGTTATTACAGAGATAAAAGGCAATAAATATGTTGAGTCTGTGTCTTTAAAAAATATAAAGACAGGGGATGTAACCGAAAAAAAGATTGATGGAGTTTTTGTGTTTATTGGAACAAAACCCAATACGGATTTCGTAAAAGGACTGGTGTCGCTTGATGAAAACGGTTATATTATTACAAACGAAAATATGGAAACGAACATACCCGGTATTTTTGCAGCAGGAGATGTAAGGACAAAACTCCTGCGACAGGTAGCTACTGCTGTAGGCGACGGGGCAATCTCAGCGTATTCTGCTGAAAAGTATATAGAAGAAAACAGAAAATAA